Proteins encoded together in one Chitinophaga sp. LS1 window:
- a CDS encoding TlpA disulfide reductase family protein, producing MKGMKFSGLVLLALCAITSTQAQKRLKMTPERPYIGDTVHLLYHPDADMLKTGKSVLGAVYIYDTTYHWTALDLPLTKTDSGYTATVPLTLDKGLWAFKFRAGDATDNNNDTGYIIMGSEPGRQAKGAYAGYGSLRARDYQMGIPGYYKDFSIGDSAMFFWMGQEIGYWRAGRTLIWPYAKARAAMERQAGMNPETSSSINNAAAYMLHAPNLSQKDLFTLALINERYLLRKERSDSIRAAISVQYPNGIIKKLSDYKAMVNERDADKKLALSEQFLKNYTPDKELDDLAGIDYDRGVWRNIFAISIAKGDTAVLAKYIDATNLNQLAFAYYKMVEIPYADWKTMPAKQAYPFSQRIMNKLAYLKAHKPAEYYYYTPLEFEAYIDGLFKHDYITHTAILKETGREKEALPLALKLQEDLQYSNATLNQLEAALLEKAGRKKELTKVLHNSLRMNQASAQMLDMMKKEYLQTHKDTEGFDDYLNSMKDAHTMELLRAHVLEGKMDRAAVPFEMKDLEGKTVSLEAQKGKIVVMDFWATWCAPCKAAMPGMQLAQEHFKNDSNVVFFYIDTQERDPEYKKKVAQFIKEKKYPFKVLFDNGDEFYSKYAKLIQTSGIPFKVVIDGKGQVRFAQTGYMGSPSGLADEIETMVSLAK from the coding sequence ATGAAAGGAATGAAATTTAGTGGCCTTGTTCTGCTTGCCCTGTGTGCTATTACCAGCACACAGGCGCAGAAGAGGTTGAAGATGACACCAGAACGACCTTACATTGGAGATACCGTTCACCTGTTGTATCATCCTGATGCTGACATGTTGAAAACAGGCAAGTCTGTACTCGGTGCTGTATATATTTATGATACTACCTATCACTGGACAGCACTGGACTTACCATTGACAAAAACAGACAGCGGATATACAGCTACAGTACCCCTGACCCTCGATAAAGGGCTGTGGGCATTTAAGTTCAGAGCGGGTGATGCAACTGATAATAATAATGACACCGGTTACATCATAATGGGGTCAGAGCCGGGCAGGCAGGCGAAAGGTGCGTATGCCGGTTATGGTTCACTTCGTGCACGTGATTACCAGATGGGAATACCAGGTTATTACAAAGATTTTAGTATCGGCGATTCTGCCATGTTCTTTTGGATGGGGCAGGAGATCGGTTACTGGAGAGCGGGCAGAACATTGATCTGGCCTTATGCAAAAGCAAGGGCAGCTATGGAGCGGCAGGCCGGTATGAACCCGGAAACTTCTTCTTCCATCAATAATGCAGCGGCTTATATGCTGCATGCCCCCAATCTTTCTCAGAAGGATTTATTTACACTGGCCCTGATTAACGAGCGCTATCTTCTCAGGAAAGAAAGAAGCGATTCTATCCGTGCGGCTATCAGTGTACAATATCCAAATGGGATAATAAAGAAACTGAGTGATTACAAAGCCATGGTGAATGAGCGGGATGCAGATAAAAAACTGGCACTGTCTGAGCAGTTCCTGAAAAATTATACACCTGATAAAGAACTGGATGACCTGGCAGGGATCGATTATGACAGGGGCGTGTGGAGAAACATCTTTGCTATTTCAATTGCAAAAGGTGATACGGCTGTACTGGCAAAATATATTGATGCCACTAACCTGAATCAACTGGCATTTGCCTATTACAAGATGGTAGAAATCCCTTATGCTGATTGGAAGACCATGCCGGCAAAACAGGCGTATCCATTTTCACAGCGCATTATGAATAAACTGGCTTACCTGAAAGCACATAAACCAGCCGAATATTATTACTATACGCCATTAGAATTTGAAGCTTATATAGACGGTCTTTTCAAGCATGACTATATCACCCATACAGCCATCCTGAAAGAGACGGGCAGAGAAAAGGAAGCTTTGCCACTGGCATTAAAACTTCAGGAAGATCTGCAATATAGCAATGCTACCCTGAATCAGCTGGAAGCAGCTTTGCTGGAAAAAGCCGGCAGAAAAAAAGAACTGACGAAAGTACTGCACAACAGCTTGCGCATGAACCAGGCTTCTGCACAGATGCTGGACATGATGAAAAAGGAATACCTGCAAACGCATAAGGATACAGAAGGATTTGATGATTACCTGAATTCCATGAAAGACGCACATACAATGGAGTTACTGCGTGCGCATGTACTGGAAGGTAAAATGGATAGAGCAGCAGTACCATTTGAGATGAAAGACCTGGAAGGGAAAACGGTTTCATTAGAGGCTCAGAAAGGCAAGATAGTAGTGATGGATTTCTGGGCTACCTGGTGTGCACCCTGCAAGGCGGCAATGCCTGGTATGCAGCTGGCACAGGAGCATTTTAAGAATGACAGTAATGTGGTTTTCTTTTATATTGATACGCAGGAGCGCGATCCGGAGTATAAAAAGAAGGTAGCGCAATTTATAAAAGAGAAGAAATATCCATTTAAAGTGTTGTTTGATAATGGAGATGAATTTTACAGCAAGTATGCAAAACTGATCCAGACATCCGGTATTCCTTTTAAGGTGGTGATAGATGGAAAAGGACAGGTACGATTTGCTCAGACTGGGTATATGGGTAGTCCAAGTGGTCTGGCAGATGAAATTGAAACCATGGTTTCTCTGGCAAAATGA
- a CDS encoding alpha/beta hydrolase, producing MRLLLILLLISIQGMGQYISKAVDYYNADSSIHFGGTLTIPSGMESFPAVVIVSGTGRQDRDGTMAGHKMFKVIAEYLSTNGIAVLRVDDRGTGTTTGDYEKATTADFAADAVTAAAFLKAITGVNGVGLIGHSEGGAAAYMAAVNSKDVRFVISLAGLATTGLKALQAQNRAIVASAGIPVLMQQRFNAINDIMFDTAYAYAASPDMEHHLRGAFAAWNSADLAKGAQDSVYARSRDHFFFPLESYIRQATGPWYRYHIRFDPVPWLKQVKVPVLAFNGDKDIMVDADENLGNYKKYVHRAKVIKEPGLNHLFQHCVTCTMQEPVSLKEDFAPEVLKEMVLWINGMKIDVNGVQVIK from the coding sequence ATGAGATTATTATTGATATTACTTTTGATCAGTATACAGGGAATGGGGCAATACATTTCCAAAGCCGTAGATTATTACAATGCAGATAGCAGTATACATTTTGGGGGTACGTTAACAATACCATCGGGGATGGAATCATTTCCGGCGGTGGTCATTGTATCAGGCACGGGCAGGCAGGATCGCGACGGTACCATGGCGGGGCACAAAATGTTCAAAGTGATCGCTGAATACCTGAGTACCAATGGAATAGCGGTATTAAGGGTAGATGACAGGGGGACTGGTACTACTACAGGCGACTATGAAAAAGCGACAACGGCAGATTTTGCGGCAGATGCAGTGACGGCAGCCGCATTTTTAAAGGCGATTACGGGCGTGAATGGCGTTGGTCTGATTGGACATAGTGAAGGGGGAGCAGCGGCTTATATGGCGGCTGTAAATAGCAAAGACGTAAGGTTTGTAATTAGTCTGGCAGGTTTGGCTACGACCGGGTTAAAGGCATTGCAGGCACAGAACAGGGCGATCGTGGCAAGTGCTGGGATTCCTGTATTGATGCAGCAGCGGTTCAATGCCATTAATGATATTATGTTTGATACGGCGTATGCGTATGCTGCATCGCCGGACATGGAGCATCATTTGAGGGGTGCTTTTGCAGCATGGAATTCGGCTGATCTGGCAAAGGGAGCGCAGGATTCGGTATATGCCAGGAGCCGGGATCACTTCTTTTTCCCTTTGGAGTCTTATATCAGGCAGGCGACAGGGCCGTGGTACAGGTATCATATCCGTTTTGACCCGGTTCCCTGGTTGAAACAGGTAAAAGTGCCTGTATTGGCTTTTAATGGGGATAAAGATATCATGGTGGACGCAGATGAGAATTTAGGAAATTATAAAAAATATGTTCACCGGGCAAAGGTGATTAAGGAGCCGGGATTGAACCATTTGTTCCAGCATTGTGTAACCTGTACCATGCAGGAACCAGTGTCATTGAAGGAAGATTTTGCCCCGGAAGTACTAAAAGAGATGGTTTTATGGATAAATGGAATGAAAATTGATGTAAACGGCGTTCAGGTTATAAAGTGA
- a CDS encoding RloB family protein produces MNIENLSYVKHPPYRDASRIVIACEGALTEPNYFKHFEAASPKLTVTIAGKDTDNPTLSAPKWVLARAEAHAEKVGLAEIDEVYLVMDVDHHKENVFRELYEICKAKNWQLVLSNPCFEVWLYIHFKKKLPNIRMKPQELKHILPTIIEGGYQPEKILPYTKKALKNAASLEKNANYFFPADNTTKVYMLVNRLIKIMGENYFQKLISNKKG; encoded by the coding sequence ATGAATATTGAAAACCTCTCGTATGTAAAACATCCACCCTACCGGGATGCATCCCGAATTGTAATAGCCTGCGAAGGCGCACTGACAGAGCCTAATTACTTCAAACATTTCGAAGCAGCTTCGCCCAAACTGACAGTGACTATCGCAGGAAAGGATACTGATAATCCAACCCTGTCAGCACCGAAATGGGTACTTGCCCGGGCAGAAGCACATGCTGAAAAAGTAGGGCTTGCAGAAATTGATGAAGTATACCTGGTAATGGATGTAGATCATCATAAAGAAAATGTATTCAGAGAATTATACGAAATCTGTAAAGCAAAGAACTGGCAGCTGGTATTAAGTAATCCCTGCTTTGAAGTATGGCTTTATATACATTTCAAAAAAAAACTTCCAAACATTCGTATGAAGCCACAGGAATTGAAGCATATTCTTCCAACCATAATCGAAGGCGGCTATCAGCCGGAAAAAATCTTACCTTATACAAAGAAAGCTTTAAAAAATGCGGCTTCACTGGAAAAAAACGCAAACTATTTTTTCCCTGCTGACAATACGACCAAAGTATATATGCTGGTTAATAGACTTATCAAAATAATGGGAGAAAATTATTTCCAGAAATTGATCTCAAATAAAAAAGGATAA
- a CDS encoding AAA family ATPase, whose protein sequence is MLLRFVISNFLSFDAITEFNTFPGPCTSHPHHIYEGGKVKALKSTAIYGANGAGKSNLIDVLENLQCWVKAGYISTSNSRQKFRLKIENQDKPSSFLIEFFTAEKIFLYGLTIDDNNVLEEYLYESGIDKEPSLLFKHHENKLRLYTHKEAYTWITTQLIIIRHNTGLIECLHELCINPAFFSFSNELLRTLDTGIDFLTLKKTTRTEFMAEYDPKDEHPELLLEPRKIFTVNNRRIFTTKENDQIIINLITAFHHNFPFDLMEESTGSKRLLELMPVCWSMIHSPATIIIDEVEQSIHPVLIIALIKKIMHYTKSKGQLIFTTHESNLLDPDIFRNDEIWFAVKNQETGATGLYSLNDFIINNKLDIRKGYLINRFGAIPFTAPLELLKW, encoded by the coding sequence ATGCTCTTAAGATTTGTTATATCCAACTTCCTGTCCTTTGATGCAATCACCGAGTTTAATACCTTTCCCGGGCCATGCACCAGTCATCCACATCACATTTATGAAGGGGGCAAAGTAAAGGCGCTTAAATCAACGGCTATTTATGGCGCTAATGGTGCAGGAAAATCCAATCTCATTGATGTGCTTGAGAATCTCCAATGTTGGGTTAAAGCTGGCTATATCAGTACGAGTAATAGCCGTCAAAAATTCAGGTTAAAAATAGAAAATCAGGACAAACCATCCTCATTTTTAATTGAATTCTTTACCGCTGAAAAAATTTTCTTATATGGCCTTACTATTGATGATAACAACGTTCTTGAAGAATACCTGTATGAATCGGGTATTGATAAAGAACCATCTCTCTTATTCAAACACCATGAAAATAAACTCCGTCTATATACTCATAAAGAAGCATACACCTGGATCACCACTCAATTAATTATTATCCGTCATAATACCGGCCTCATTGAGTGCCTGCATGAACTTTGCATCAATCCGGCTTTCTTTTCATTTAGCAATGAATTACTCAGAACATTAGATACCGGTATTGATTTTCTCACACTTAAAAAAACAACACGCACTGAGTTTATGGCTGAATATGATCCGAAAGATGAGCATCCGGAACTTTTACTTGAACCCCGTAAGATTTTCACCGTTAATAACCGCAGAATATTTACTACCAAAGAGAATGACCAGATAATTATTAATTTAATAACCGCCTTCCATCACAACTTCCCATTCGATCTCATGGAAGAATCCACAGGTTCAAAAAGACTGTTGGAATTGATGCCGGTATGCTGGTCAATGATACACAGCCCTGCCACTATTATAATAGATGAAGTCGAACAAAGTATTCACCCTGTTCTGATTATTGCATTGATAAAGAAAATCATGCACTACACTAAATCAAAGGGCCAACTCATCTTTACTACTCATGAATCAAATTTACTCGACCCCGATATATTCCGTAACGATGAAATATGGTTTGCTGTAAAAAATCAGGAAACCGGTGCTACCGGACTTTATAGCTTGAATGATTTCATTATTAACAACAAATTGGATATCCGCAAAGGCTATCTGATCAATCGCTTTGGCGCCATTCCTTTCACTGCTCCTCTTGAATTATTAAAATGGTAA
- a CDS encoding ABC transporter permease, producing the protein MFKNYLRIAFRNLFSNKVYGLLNILGLALSMTCGLLIFVLVKYHLSFDNFHKNASRIYQFVTEQHRETVSYTGSVPPAFAQAYRQDFGETGVVARAATYSETLVTYDLNKFIEDEGVSFVDPTYFDIFNFPLLAGKNILAEPNTVLITTSLAKKYFGNEDPINKVIKIENRLNARVTGVLKNLPGNTDQRAGIFISFKSVKDFDEFVGKENNWNGITSVLKTYVRLLPGVSTANLEKQFPEYGENRKGSKNKHVYHMLPLQDRHFDARYGGTMEKRSLWILVFAGLFLIVTACLNFINLSTAQALRRSKEVGIRKALGSFRLQLFWQFLMETGLIVIVATLVAIVLGALLLPNVNSLFNAKMSLASVIDIKLLAFIVGMILIVTFFAGSYPGLILSGFRPVLALKGKVSMQQVGSFNIRRTLIVTQFAITLILIIGMLVITRQMQYTRQTDLGFNKDAILMVPMGADSLDANVTSLKNELMRQTGVKNVSVCFEAPSSLSNWNTNIRMVGDAEDEPFTVDVRAADEQYVSTFGLQLIAGRDLFPDSAARECIVNEMFIHKLNLKSPQELIGRQINFNGDNQATIAGVVKNFHIRSLHADIGAVMITPFSKFYQNFAVKLNMGQLATTIPAIEKLWSARFPDKLFTYKFFDKQIAEFYETEETMLQLVSIFSVIAIFIGCLGLYGLVSFMVMQKTKEIGIRKVLGSSIGEILWIFGKEFAVLILVAFCLAAPVAWWMMSTWLEDFKYHVALGPGMFVSAVGLTMIVAGLTVSFQSVKAAMMNPVRSLKME; encoded by the coding sequence ATGTTTAAAAATTACCTCCGTATCGCTTTCAGAAACCTCTTCTCGAACAAAGTATACGGTCTCCTCAATATCCTTGGCCTTGCCCTCAGCATGACCTGTGGTCTATTGATCTTTGTATTGGTAAAATATCATCTCAGCTTCGACAACTTCCACAAAAACGCCAGCCGCATCTACCAGTTCGTTACCGAACAACACAGAGAAACTGTTTCTTACACAGGCAGCGTACCTCCCGCATTCGCACAAGCATACAGACAGGATTTCGGAGAAACCGGTGTAGTAGCCCGTGCCGCCACATACAGCGAAACCCTCGTTACCTATGACTTAAATAAATTCATCGAGGATGAAGGTGTCTCATTTGTAGATCCTACTTACTTCGATATTTTCAATTTCCCTTTGCTGGCTGGTAAGAACATACTGGCAGAACCTAATACGGTATTGATTACTACTTCACTGGCAAAGAAATACTTTGGCAATGAAGATCCCATTAATAAAGTAATCAAAATTGAAAACAGACTGAATGCCAGGGTAACCGGTGTATTGAAAAACCTGCCAGGTAACACCGACCAGCGTGCAGGTATTTTCATCTCCTTCAAAAGTGTAAAAGACTTTGATGAATTCGTAGGTAAAGAAAATAACTGGAATGGTATTACAAGTGTATTAAAAACATATGTACGCCTCCTGCCCGGTGTGTCAACAGCCAACCTGGAAAAACAATTTCCGGAATATGGTGAGAACAGAAAAGGAAGTAAGAATAAACATGTATACCACATGCTCCCTTTACAAGACCGGCACTTTGATGCACGCTATGGTGGTACCATGGAAAAACGTAGCCTCTGGATCCTGGTATTTGCAGGTCTGTTCCTGATTGTTACCGCCTGTCTGAACTTTATCAATCTCTCAACCGCACAGGCACTGAGAAGATCCAAAGAAGTAGGTATCAGAAAAGCATTGGGTAGTTTCAGACTACAACTATTCTGGCAGTTCCTGATGGAGACCGGTCTCATTGTAATAGTGGCCACACTGGTAGCTATTGTACTCGGTGCATTGTTGTTACCAAATGTGAATTCATTGTTTAATGCGAAGATGAGTTTAGCAAGTGTGATTGATATAAAGCTGCTCGCTTTTATTGTAGGTATGATTCTGATAGTCACCTTTTTTGCAGGCAGTTACCCCGGTTTGATCCTGTCAGGATTCCGGCCGGTACTGGCATTGAAAGGAAAGGTATCTATGCAGCAGGTAGGGAGTTTCAATATAAGACGCACACTGATCGTGACCCAGTTTGCCATTACTTTAATATTGATCATTGGCATGCTGGTCATCACCAGACAAATGCAATATACCAGGCAGACGGATCTTGGGTTCAATAAAGATGCGATCCTCATGGTGCCTATGGGCGCTGATTCTTTAGATGCGAATGTGACAAGTCTGAAAAATGAGTTGATGCGGCAGACAGGTGTAAAGAACGTATCTGTTTGTTTTGAAGCGCCTTCTTCCTTGAGTAACTGGAACACAAATATTCGTATGGTTGGCGATGCAGAAGATGAACCATTTACCGTGGATGTGCGCGCTGCAGATGAGCAGTATGTATCGACCTTTGGATTGCAGCTGATCGCAGGCCGTGATTTATTTCCTGATTCTGCAGCAAGAGAATGTATCGTGAATGAGATGTTTATCCATAAGCTAAACCTGAAATCCCCGCAGGAACTGATAGGACGGCAGATAAACTTTAATGGTGACAATCAGGCCACCATTGCAGGTGTGGTGAAGAATTTTCATATACGCTCTTTGCATGCTGATATTGGCGCAGTAATGATTACACCATTCAGTAAATTCTACCAGAATTTCGCTGTGAAATTAAATATGGGACAATTGGCCACGACTATTCCGGCCATTGAAAAGCTGTGGTCAGCAAGGTTTCCAGATAAATTATTTACTTATAAATTCTTTGATAAACAGATCGCAGAATTCTATGAAACGGAAGAAACGATGTTGCAGTTAGTAAGTATCTTCTCTGTGATCGCCATCTTTATAGGTTGTTTGGGACTGTATGGGTTGGTGTCATTTATGGTGATGCAGAAAACAAAGGAAATCGGTATCAGGAAGGTATTGGGTAGTAGCATCGGGGAAATCCTTTGGATCTTTGGGAAAGAGTTTGCCGTACTGATCCTGGTCGCATTTTGTCTGGCGGCACCGGTAGCATGGTGGATGATGAGTACGTGGCTGGAAGACTTCAAATACCATGTCGCTTTAGGCCCGGGGATGTTTGTAAGCGCTGTCGGATTGACAATGATAGTGGCTGGACTAACGGTGAGTTTCCAGAGTGTAAAGGCGGCCATGATGAATCCGGTGAGGAGCCTGAAGATGGAGTGA
- a CDS encoding zinc-binding alcohol dehydrogenase family protein produces the protein MKAAVLYQPGELPQYTDFPAPAPQNENEIAVDVKAVAIKHIDKSVASGKHYSSDAPKENGRVIGGDGICLLPDGTRVYAVGTSGMLAEKATIEKNMIVPVPDSLDDATAAALPNAVIGAAMALRFKANIQQGDIVLINGATGFTGRIAVQIAKHYGAKKVVATGRNLASLNELLTLGADEIIPLSDDFHTQLNGPFDIVIDYLWGHTAEKILSTLKGKGKFTHSTRYVSVGSMAGDTITLSSAILRSVDLQLSGSGLGAWPKHQVGLLFSEILPEMFELAANGKLVVSTTTVKLKDISTLWDKNVSNGERLVVTI, from the coding sequence ATGAAAGCAGCAGTATTATATCAACCAGGAGAATTGCCTCAATACACAGATTTTCCTGCACCAGCACCTCAGAACGAAAATGAAATAGCTGTTGATGTCAAAGCAGTGGCCATAAAACACATCGATAAATCAGTCGCCTCCGGCAAGCACTATTCCAGTGATGCACCTAAAGAAAACGGCCGTGTAATAGGTGGAGATGGCATCTGCCTGCTACCCGATGGCACAAGGGTATATGCAGTAGGCACCAGTGGTATGCTGGCTGAAAAGGCCACTATTGAGAAAAACATGATAGTGCCCGTTCCGGATTCACTCGACGACGCCACCGCAGCGGCACTGCCCAACGCAGTCATTGGCGCAGCCATGGCACTTCGTTTCAAAGCTAATATTCAACAGGGAGATATCGTCCTGATCAACGGCGCCACCGGTTTTACTGGCCGCATAGCCGTACAGATCGCTAAGCATTATGGTGCCAAAAAAGTGGTGGCGACAGGTAGGAATCTGGCTTCTCTAAATGAATTATTAACACTTGGTGCAGATGAGATCATCCCACTCTCTGATGATTTTCACACCCAATTAAACGGTCCTTTCGATATTGTTATCGACTACCTCTGGGGGCATACTGCTGAGAAGATCCTCTCCACCCTAAAAGGTAAAGGCAAATTTACACACAGCACCCGCTACGTATCTGTTGGCAGCATGGCAGGAGATACCATTACATTATCTTCTGCTATCCTTCGCAGCGTAGACCTTCAGCTCTCCGGCTCTGGTCTGGGCGCATGGCCTAAACACCAGGTTGGATTACTCTTCTCAGAGATCCTTCCTGAAATGTTTGAACTCGCTGCAAATGGCAAACTGGTTGTTTCCACCACCACCGTAAAATTAAAAGACATCTCTACCCTTTGGGATAAAAATGTCTCCAATGGCGAACGCCTGGTTGTAACAATATAA
- a CDS encoding Crp/Fnr family transcriptional regulator — MLFHFRHQFPQLNAYWDKYLPYQQRLEVPAKTVLLDEGKKSQHYIYIEKGLIRTYFNKNGEEITVQFFFENEGLSSFDSFINNTPSPITIETIEPSVVYLLAKEHVNQLLDDLSHEKGFVNMILQMTVQRQTHYINEFVSLIRDTPEQRYQNLINDRPHIIQRVPQHYIASYLGVSKVHLSRIKAKLAKGKSHF, encoded by the coding sequence ATGCTTTTTCATTTCCGCCATCAATTTCCTCAGCTAAATGCCTATTGGGACAAATACCTTCCCTATCAGCAACGTCTTGAAGTACCTGCTAAAACCGTCCTTCTTGATGAAGGTAAAAAGTCGCAGCACTACATCTACATCGAAAAGGGCCTTATCCGCACCTACTTCAATAAAAACGGGGAAGAAATCACCGTTCAGTTCTTTTTTGAAAATGAAGGACTTTCCTCGTTCGACAGCTTTATCAACAATACCCCCAGTCCCATTACCATCGAAACCATAGAACCTTCTGTCGTTTACCTGCTTGCGAAGGAACATGTGAACCAGCTCCTTGATGATCTCAGCCACGAAAAGGGGTTTGTAAACATGATCCTTCAGATGACCGTGCAGCGCCAGACGCACTATATCAATGAATTTGTCTCCCTCATCAGGGATACGCCTGAACAGCGCTACCAAAACCTGATCAATGACCGCCCACACATCATCCAAAGGGTACCGCAGCACTACATCGCCTCTTACCTGGGTGTGAGCAAAGTGCACCTCAGCCGTATCAAAGCCAAACTGGCCAAAGGGAAATCTCACTTCTGA